AACTGAACGCACGCGCGGAAACCAGAGCCCCCGAAAAGCCACGCCGAGGCCATGGCACCCGCGCCACTCCCGCGCGGCCACGCCTGCCTCCGCGCCCTGCCGCTGGTGGTCGCCTTGGCGCTGGCGCGCCTCCTCCCGGGCCACGCCGCGGCGCAGCAGGCCGACGAGGCGCGGCTGCTGCTCCGGATCAAGCGGGCGTGGGGCGACCCGCCGGCGCTCGCGTCGTGGGGCGCCGCGGCCTCGCACTGCAACTGGACCTACGTGGCCTTCGACGCGGCGGGTCGGGTCTCGTCGCTGGCGCTGGCGCTCCCCAACGTGACGCTGGCGGGCGCCATGCTGCCCGACGACATCGGAGGGCTCGCGGGCCTCGCGGTGCTCGACCTCTTCAACAccagcgtcggcggcggcttcccgGCGTTCCTCTACAACTGCACCGGCATCGCGCGCGTCGACCTCTCCAACAACCGGCTCGCCGGGGAGCTGCCGGCCGACATCGGCCGGCTCGGAGGCAGCCTCACCTACCTCGCCCTGGGCTACAATAACTTCAACGGCGCGATACCGGCGGCGCTGTCCAAGCTCACGAACCTGATCTACCTCGCCCTCAACGGAAACCAGCTCACAGGCACGATCCCGCCGGAGCTCGGTTTGCTGGTTAACCTCGAGACGATCAAGCTCGAGAATAATCTGTTCGGCGCCGGCACGCTGCCGGAGTCGTTCAAGAACCTGACGAAGCTGACGACCGTCTGGCTGGCCAACTGCAACCTCGGCGGCGAATTCCCGAGTTACGTCACGCGGATGACGGAGATGGTGTGGCTCGACTTGTCGATGAACGGATTCACAGGAAGCATTCCAACTGAGATCTGGAACCTCCAAAAGTTGCAGTACTTGTATTTGTACATCAACAACCTCTCCGGCGAGATCGCCATCAACGGCCCGATCGGAGCCGCAAGTTTGCTAGAGGTTGACCTGTCGGACAACCAGCTGAGCGGACCCATCCCAGAAAGTTTCGGAAGCTTGCTGCAACTGGTTCCTGAGCTTGCGCCAGAACAATCTCGCCGGCGGGATACCGCCGAGCATTGCCCGACTGCCGTCCTTAAAATTCCTGTGGCTGTGGAGCAATAACCTCACTGGAGTGCTTCCGGCCGAGCTCGGGAAGCGGACGCCGTTGCTGAGGGATATTCAGGTCGACGATAACAAATTGTCCGGTCCGATACCTGCGGGGATCTGCGACCATCACCAGCTGTGGGTGTTCACCGCCTCGGGCAACCGCTTGAATGGTTCGATCCCAGAGAGTCTTGCCGCCTGCCGAACTCTCATGTGGCTTGAGGTCGCCGACAACGAGCTGTCCGGCGAGGTGCCGGCCGCGCTGTGGACAGAGACGAAGCTCATTTCCCTGATCCTGCAGAACAATGGACAACTTACGGGAACGCTGCCGAAGGAGCTGTACTGGAATCTGACGAGGCTATACTTGGATAACAACCGGTTCGGTGGTCCCATTCCTGGAGCAGCCGCTCGGCTCCGGAAGTTCCACATCGCGAACAACTTGATCTCCGGCAGAATACCGGCAGAGCTTGTCACTGGGATGCCACAGCTGAAGGAGCTGAACCtggcggggaacatgttgtccGGGGGAATCCCTTGACTGTTCTGGTTAAATCTTAGTATTGTACATCGTGCGTGTATAACACAAGCTGTGTGTTCTGTTTTTCCAAAGCCATTTTACGACTCCCATACTTTAGATGGTAGATACCTTGCCTAACAGTTGAAATTTAGATATTTGGCTAGCTGGTTGTGCATAAAGTGAACTTCCAAAAAGAAGGTTTAATTACTAGgaaaaagtccaattttcaccctcgaactatagcaaaaatctgattttcaaccttcaactacaaaaccggacaacataggtcatccaactgtcaaaaccggacaaatttggcccttaaggtggttttgcattttctacaaaaattaaataaatctaattagatctaaaaaaaccaaaactaattcattttaaatcagaaaaatatgaaactagtactaaaatttttctaaaaatgcaacctatctattattgctccatttgaatcttagttattaaaaataatagtcATAACTGCAAGCAactaaatattatgaacataaaaaaattagatctgaatTGCTCACAAGTCATTTGAcaatagatatgttacatttttagaaaacttttgataactatttcataaatttttgacttcaaatgaattacttataaattttttagtataaattaaatatttttaattatcacaaaatggaaaaccaccttcaaaaccaggGGCTAAATTagcccggttttgacagttggatgggctatattgtccggtttcgtagttgaaggttgaaaatcagacttttgcgatagttggagggtgtaaACCAGACTTTTCCCTAATTactagcattttttttctttcaggtAAAAGAGAGCATAGTGTTAAAAGAAATCACCACATTCATCCAGAGAATTTAGAAATTCTTACATTAATCTAGAAAAGGAATGATTTGCATCATTGAAATGAAGATCTAGCGGTCTAGACTAACCCTAATAGTCCATGTTGAATATGaaaaatgtcgtggtgtgcaaacctaCAGCCGGGTGgcatagtgcacccgcctaaacccagagggtgagtactcgggggttagctaggattagcccaatctcagaggtagaacacgatgaacacagctggtttagagtggttcgggccgccggagcgtaatactctacgtccactgtgtgttgtattgcttgcgctctccaGCTGAGTCTTGAGAGAGTCTGAGGATCTATGTGTATATGTGTTAAAGcaggcgtgctctcccttttatatgtccaaggggagcacgtacactgagcggagccccgacatgtggacccggcgatgtattataaactacactttggctttcaatgcctcagatccggagatcttgtcgtcggcttccgtgcgtagcttctgaccagggatggtcttgagctgtcctgtcggagtagagtctagcctctgcagccgcgcgtcgaggtcatgacgaagcgccgaactactgactcagtccactgtagcagcgtgcactgttgctccagtcagtagctggtcatcatgactcgtcgcccatgcgcacagcgctgagtctttaatgcttgtcttggtaactgacgagctgcctcggtaactggcgatccacagtgtagactgacaaaagctgccccgtacccagaggcagcagagcccgcctcaaccactcgcacttaatgcgggtgggtgagggagctttcAGCGGAAGGCttccgcccgcgcccgcgtctgcgtgacacgtgcggctccggacctctcctgagcagctagctgagccgagaactcacggggtccggatagtcacgtggaggtcccggacccatctgcgggagtccggatggcacgtggaggtcccggacccacctgcgagggtccgggtccgcggtcacaggtgctgagcatttccacctctgggacacgtggtgacaccagacccgtccccgagcgggaagcgggtccgggaccgttggtccgatgagatggagtcggaccccaggggtccggctgctcagctccttagggcgtagttacggataactacacaaGTCTTGGCATAGTatgagtgggtaccccagctgtagggtacCGACAAAAAAAATAGTGATTTACGCCGTTGAATTTATAAAGAAGGGTAGTGAAAAAGGATTCCAAAAGAATCGAATTCCATCTGCGCTTTAATGATTTTGAGCCCATATTTGATTAATTTCAATGGAGAATATTGGATTAAATACATTAGTGAATATTTGATTAAATACATTCAAAATCAATTACCATCATAGTACGCCATGAGTCGCGCTTGGATCATGTAGCTTACAATTGCCGTGGCAGTAGATTTGACTTAGTATGCTATAAAAAttagaaatataaaaattatatgTCAATTTATGATTTTCATATTTGTTTAGAATAAAAATTTTACGATGATAAAAAAATAtctgaaggagtctagctgcgcTATTAGCGTGGACCAAcatactagtttttttttttaaattattgGAGTGGAACGGGCCGTGTCTCTATGTAAGAGCAGGAGAGTGGGCCGTGCTTATGTATTGGGCCAATGGATGGAAACTGTTGGGGCGCAGTCATTGttggcggtttttttattttttttatttttattttttacaaaaatatattttcgatttagaaatttacaggaatataccccagCTGCCCTGttgccgggcggccaggacctggccgcccggcagcggggcggcaggggcatttctgaaaaaaaattgcggagaaaattgcgcgcaggtccctgggggccggtcgcccggcagtgGGGCGGCCAGCCCTGACCGCCCGGCTGCagggcgaccggctctcccatccttatataagggttggctggcccccacccctcatttgcatcactaaaattccagaaatcaagaaaaaagaaggagggagggagggagagagagaggcgaagccctaccggattttcgagccggcgactacaggtaaccaaaattcttctatgttttacaaatagattatgttgtaattatttttgttgaaacagtagattaacaatcaatttaattattgttaggagtgattagtggtacatttaggtgcagttacttgtaatgattagcgttgatacagtacatttagtgttagattaagtattagaaagtactagaaaattgttagagaagtattagaaagtcttaaaaattggaagataatattaaaaaaatttagataatgttagaaaattatagaaagtattttgttgaaacagtagtttagcaatcagtttaattattattaggagtgattagtggtatatTTAGGTGTAGTTATTGATAATGATTAGCattgatatagtatattagcaatctgattactcacttgtgattgccagggctcaacaccatggcatcctcaggatccacctcCATTCCATGGAGTAAGTTGACGGAAACagtgctaatctactgtttcaataaaaataattacaacataatctatttgtaaagcgtagaagaattttggttacctgcagtcgccggctcgaaaatccggcagggctttgcctctctccctccctccctccctcttttttcttggtttctggaattttagtgatgcaaatgaggggtgggggaccagccaacccttatataagggtgggagagccgatcgccccgctgccgggcggcctgggggccggccgccccgctgccggacgACCGGCCCCAGGGATCTGCTCGCAATTTTCTCCGcgaatttttttttagaaatgcccctgccgccccgctgccgggaggccaggccgcccggcagcggggcagtcggggtatattcctgtaaatttccaaatcaaaaatatttttttataaaaaacgaaaataaaaaataaaaaaataaaaaaaccgcgtcAGTGTTGCTCGT
The nucleotide sequence above comes from Panicum virgatum strain AP13 chromosome 3K, P.virgatum_v5, whole genome shotgun sequence. Encoded proteins:
- the LOC120700676 gene encoding LRR receptor-like serine/threonine-protein kinase GSO2, which translates into the protein MAPAPLPRGHACLRALPLVVALALARLLPGHAAAQQADEARLLLRIKRAWGDPPALASWGAAASHCNWTYVAFDAAGRVSSLALALPNVTLAGAMLPDDIGGLAGLAVLDLFNTSVGGGFPAFLYNCTGIARVDLSNNRLAGELPADIGRLGGSLTYLALGYNNFNGAIPAALSKLTNLIYLALNGNQLTGTIPPELGLLVNLETIKLENNLFGAGTLPESFKNLTKLTTVWLANCNLGGEFPSYVTRMTEMVWLDLSMNGFTGSIPTEIWNLQKLQYLYLYINNLSGEIAINGPIGAASLLENNLAGGIPPSIARLPSLKFLWLWSNNLTGVLPAELGKRTPLLRDIQVDDNKLSGPIPAGICDHHQLWVFTASGNRLNGSIPESLAACRTLMWLEVADNELSGEVPAALWTETKLISLILQNNGQLTGTLPKELYWNLTRLYLDNNRFGGPIPGAAARLRKFHIANNLISGRIPAELVTGMPQLKELNLAGNMLSGGIP